Proteins co-encoded in one Haloarcula sp. CBA1127 genomic window:
- a CDS encoding ATP-binding protein, whose protein sequence is MSVDAESLPIVDDVDVYHVGEHYARTVSQTIAVRGQIRQRSSVDPKLDEAGFECYRCGTLHRIPQGYGGIREPTICEGCEKRGPFRLVNEQCLYVDYQALRLQPVPERVEEGTETIDAHLTEQLARRGVESGEVVTLVAEYKAVHPDGSTVGQKILDVEEVIVEESAKQKADRAAHRDVIEELAATHDPMPTLIDSIAPNHYGDEHIKESLILQLVRGNSPDDEGTNHRGLIHQLQLGDPGTGKTDFGEALTALSPRAQKTSGNEGTSAAGLTAAMTRDGFDDRDLTVTAGAIPKCSGGAVFVDELDSAGSSEQNAVLEAMESGKVTVEKAGERAVLNAETAMLMAANPEDGHFRTGESPIQQTNIISPLLDRFDLIWVLRERTDREEIDDLAGHIIDGRDVATRQDRGDDVPDELREDVDGDLPIEALRAYLQACRELTPTFADDAVKDALREWYVAVKTRLVAREDEEDRTIPVTPRSLLDLIRLAEASAKARHSETIEMVDAERATRLKSRSFRELGLDPGPDVEVETDDDGQLVVTSDAPTAVVTEVVEELKFDGAGYGADREAVVDAVVEEADDLDHDEAEQLIEEMLTAETIDETPDGRLIA, encoded by the coding sequence ATGAGCGTCGACGCTGAGTCACTCCCGATCGTCGATGACGTCGATGTCTACCACGTCGGCGAACACTACGCCCGGACCGTCAGCCAGACTATCGCCGTTCGCGGCCAGATTCGACAGCGCTCCTCGGTCGACCCGAAACTTGACGAGGCCGGCTTCGAGTGCTACCGTTGCGGCACGCTCCATCGCATTCCACAGGGCTACGGCGGGATTCGAGAACCGACTATCTGCGAAGGCTGTGAGAAACGTGGCCCGTTCAGATTGGTCAACGAACAGTGTCTATACGTCGATTACCAGGCACTCCGGCTCCAGCCTGTGCCCGAGCGCGTTGAGGAGGGCACAGAGACAATCGATGCTCATCTCACCGAACAGTTGGCTCGACGCGGCGTTGAGTCCGGCGAGGTCGTCACACTCGTCGCCGAGTACAAGGCCGTCCATCCAGATGGTTCGACGGTCGGCCAGAAGATCCTCGATGTCGAGGAGGTCATCGTCGAGGAATCAGCCAAGCAGAAGGCCGACCGCGCTGCCCATCGTGACGTCATCGAGGAGCTCGCCGCCACCCACGATCCGATGCCGACGCTCATCGACTCGATTGCGCCGAACCACTACGGTGACGAGCACATCAAAGAGAGCCTCATCCTGCAGTTGGTTCGTGGCAACTCACCCGATGACGAGGGTACCAACCACCGCGGCCTAATCCATCAGCTGCAGCTGGGCGACCCCGGCACTGGGAAGACGGACTTCGGCGAGGCGCTGACGGCGCTAAGTCCACGAGCCCAGAAGACTTCTGGCAACGAGGGCACTTCCGCTGCTGGCCTGACCGCCGCGATGACCAGAGACGGGTTCGACGACCGCGATCTGACCGTCACCGCTGGCGCGATTCCGAAGTGTTCCGGCGGTGCCGTGTTCGTCGACGAACTCGATAGCGCTGGCTCGTCCGAACAGAACGCCGTCCTCGAGGCGATGGAATCCGGGAAAGTGACCGTCGAGAAGGCCGGCGAGCGCGCGGTCCTGAATGCCGAGACGGCCATGCTCATGGCCGCCAACCCGGAGGACGGCCACTTCCGAACCGGCGAAAGCCCGATTCAGCAAACGAATATCATCTCGCCGCTGCTGGACCGGTTCGACCTGATATGGGTCCTGCGCGAGCGCACAGACCGGGAGGAAATCGATGACTTAGCGGGCCACATCATCGACGGCCGAGACGTTGCCACGAGGCAAGATCGGGGCGACGACGTCCCCGACGAGCTTCGCGAGGATGTCGACGGAGACCTTCCCATCGAGGCGCTGCGGGCGTACCTGCAGGCGTGTCGCGAACTCACGCCCACGTTTGCGGACGACGCGGTCAAAGACGCGCTCCGCGAGTGGTACGTGGCCGTGAAGACGCGGCTGGTCGCTCGCGAGGACGAGGAAGACCGGACCATCCCGGTGACGCCGCGGTCGCTCCTGGACCTCATCCGGCTGGCCGAAGCGTCGGCGAAGGCCCGCCACTCCGAGACCATCGAGATGGTCGACGCCGAGCGAGCCACGCGGCTGAAGAGTCGGTCATTCCGCGAACTGGGGCTCGACCCCGGCCCGGATGTGGAGGTCGAGACCGACGACGACGGCCAGCTGGTCGTCACCTCCGACGCCCCGACCGCCGTCGTGACCGAGGTCGTCGAAGAGCTGAAGTTCGACGGGGCTGGCTACGGCGCGGACCGAGAGGCTGTCGTCGACGCTGTCGTCGAGGAGGCTGACGATCTGGACCACGACGAGGCTGAACAATTGATAGAGGAGATGCTGACGGCAGAGACGATTGACGAAACTCCTGACGGGAGGCTCATCGCATGA